Proteins encoded together in one Anaerolineae bacterium window:
- a CDS encoding cytochrome c3 family protein, producing MKRLSFSIILILLIIASSDAPQAKVSGECSNCHTMHNSQAGASMATYGGFGDAPFSSLVRGNCLGCHGQDPSGSEYVTLGQKIPQVYHTTGETDLAAGNFKHIITDDAYGHNVDLLTGYAEDILTEPPGDENDTGITTDLTCAGTKGCHGDRATLGNFDSIKGAHHAGVSGLCNIADTVANSYRFLLGVKGHENMDATYPWQNRTAIIHNEYYGVSSRGSEGGISSPGSNSISGLCAECHGNFHGPGTDDITIGSASPWLRHPTDIVLTSDGEYASYTTYSTTAPVARSTVYATINTSTTNDVVAPGTDIIMCLSCHGAHATGNYKLMRWDNKANMSGCVVCHTSKS from the coding sequence TTGAAAAGGTTGTCTTTCAGCATAATATTGATCCTTTTGATCATAGCCTCATCAGACGCTCCTCAGGCCAAGGTATCGGGAGAATGCTCAAACTGCCATACCATGCACAACAGCCAGGCCGGGGCTTCGATGGCGACATATGGAGGATTTGGTGATGCTCCTTTCTCGAGCCTGGTACGCGGCAACTGTCTTGGCTGTCATGGTCAGGACCCTAGTGGTTCGGAATACGTTACCTTGGGACAAAAAATCCCCCAAGTTTATCACACCACCGGCGAAACAGACCTGGCAGCCGGCAATTTTAAACATATTATAACCGACGATGCATATGGTCATAATGTAGACCTCTTAACAGGTTATGCTGAAGATATCTTAACTGAGCCCCCAGGTGATGAAAATGATACCGGAATTACAACAGACTTAACCTGTGCCGGGACAAAAGGCTGTCACGGCGACCGCGCTACACTCGGCAATTTCGATAGTATTAAAGGCGCCCATCATGCCGGGGTGAGCGGACTTTGTAATATTGCTGATACCGTAGCCAACAGCTATCGGTTTTTACTGGGTGTAAAAGGCCACGAAAATATGGATGCCACCTATCCGTGGCAAAACAGAACAGCCATCATCCACAATGAATATTATGGAGTTTCCAGCAGAGGTAGTGAAGGTGGTATATCAAGTCCTGGATCAAATTCTATCAGCGGGCTTTGTGCTGAATGTCACGGTAACTTCCATGGGCCGGGCACAGATGATATAACCATCGGCTCTGCTTCACCATGGCTCAGGCACCCAACAGATATTGTTTTAACAAGTGACGGTGAATACGCATCGTACACAACTTACTCCACAACGGCTCCGGTTGCCAGATCAACGGTCTATGCCACGATAAACACATCTACCACAAACGACGTTGTAGCCCCGGGAACAGATATTATAATGTGTCTTTCGTGCCACGGGGCTCATGCAACCGGCAACTACAAACTCATGCGGTGGGATAACAAGGCCAATATGAGCGGGTGTGTTGTCTGCCATACGTCGAAGAGCTGA
- a CDS encoding NHL repeat-containing protein: protein MRRKIKPVILLLFFLIIPATALCASKGQVKHLTSITGNSEIGRFGLLGGIFFDENRNRLYFTDTTNGRILAFVFNDEFKYISKFTGGGALTSPTSIVKDSKGNFFVAEPGKGNVLAIDIERKSIKTIDFSAVSGANPIYPGNMAIDSEDRLYIADKANQRILLFDSNLQFKKQILVKGSRGLKDVKVDETGRIYVLSTIDGSICVYNSEGNLLLRFGSRGSGKGEFDFPTSLAVDQKGLIYVADQHKNQVLVFNDKGRFLYAFSQSGWREGRLYRPSFICVNSSGRIFVVDRANTRISVFE from the coding sequence ATGCGTAGAAAGATAAAACCCGTCATTTTGTTATTATTTTTCCTGATCATACCCGCGACCGCACTTTGTGCGTCAAAAGGACAGGTTAAACACCTGACATCAATCACCGGAAATAGTGAAATAGGCCGTTTTGGTCTGCTTGGCGGTATTTTTTTTGACGAAAACAGGAACAGGTTATATTTCACGGACACAACAAATGGCAGGATTCTTGCATTTGTTTTTAATGATGAGTTTAAATATATCTCAAAATTTACCGGTGGAGGCGCGCTGACTTCGCCAACAAGCATAGTCAAAGACAGCAAGGGCAACTTTTTTGTGGCCGAGCCTGGAAAGGGGAATGTCCTGGCGATTGATATTGAGCGAAAATCTATCAAAACGATCGATTTTTCCGCTGTTTCCGGGGCTAACCCTATTTATCCTGGAAACATGGCCATTGATTCAGAAGATCGCCTCTATATTGCGGACAAAGCCAACCAGAGGATTCTTCTGTTTGATTCAAATTTACAATTCAAAAAGCAGATATTGGTCAAGGGAAGCCGGGGTCTTAAAGATGTGAAGGTAGACGAAACAGGCCGTATTTATGTGCTGAGCACCATTGATGGTTCAATTTGCGTTTATAACAGCGAGGGCAATCTTCTTTTAAGGTTTGGAAGCAGAGGCTCTGGCAAAGGTGAATTCGATTTTCCGACAAGCCTTGCTGTTGATCAAAAAGGGCTGATCTATGTAGCGGATCAACACAAAAACCAGGTTCTTGTATTCAACGACAAAGGCCGGTTTTTATATGCTTTTTCACAGTCCGGCTGGAGAGAGGGACGACTTTACCGGCCTTCTTTTATATGTGTAAACAGTTCAGGCCGGATATTTGTTGTTGACCGGGCAAATACACGCATCAGTGTGTTTGAATAA
- a CDS encoding cytochrome c3 family protein, translating to MPKVKNHTALFYLIFFMVFLLPEIAVHAADAKGTEVGFKKCMECHPGVQKEMDQKGRHEPFKKYQCSSCHNPHASNYEHLAKDEISALCKTCHKGKKGSFGKKYSHSPFEEGACLKCHSPHSSKNPKLLRARGEKLCFSCHAGKEMFSKKNRHDPVKKGNCLSCHSHHTSDYEELVEKSPEQICVTCHTVKNKKTEKSHLYYPVQGADCISCHNPHGSNRTKLIKENSHKPFAGKKCTQCHNPAESTDPLGMKTKGVSVCITCHPSVNEDFKKVNAHVGEGVFCTDCHSPHASDEARLKKAKEKKICTTCHQDTKDRLKDKNNKHKHPLVIEGKCTDCHRPHGSDFELLYSTDEISACVNCHKRHATFTHPVGENTIDPRTKGKIICSTCHNLMGSPYDFALRFDRKKQLCIQCHKGY from the coding sequence ATGCCTAAAGTTAAAAATCACACAGCTTTATTTTATTTAATATTTTTTATGGTATTCCTGTTGCCTGAGATAGCGGTTCATGCGGCTGATGCAAAAGGCACGGAGGTTGGCTTTAAAAAATGTATGGAATGTCATCCCGGAGTTCAAAAGGAGATGGATCAAAAGGGGCGGCACGAGCCTTTTAAAAAATATCAATGCTCAAGCTGCCACAATCCCCATGCTTCAAATTACGAACATCTGGCAAAAGATGAGATCAGCGCGCTGTGCAAAACCTGCCATAAAGGCAAAAAAGGGAGTTTCGGCAAAAAATACAGCCATTCCCCTTTTGAGGAAGGAGCGTGCCTGAAATGTCACAGCCCTCATTCATCAAAAAATCCAAAATTATTGAGAGCAAGAGGGGAAAAACTCTGTTTTAGCTGCCATGCCGGCAAAGAGATGTTTTCGAAAAAGAACAGGCATGATCCTGTAAAAAAGGGTAATTGTTTAAGTTGCCACAGCCACCATACATCCGATTACGAAGAGCTGGTCGAAAAGAGCCCTGAACAGATATGCGTGACATGCCATACAGTCAAGAATAAAAAGACGGAAAAATCTCACCTCTATTATCCTGTGCAGGGGGCTGATTGTATTTCCTGCCATAATCCCCACGGTTCTAATCGCACGAAGCTGATCAAGGAGAATTCACACAAGCCGTTTGCCGGTAAGAAATGCACTCAATGCCATAATCCAGCCGAATCAACAGATCCACTGGGCATGAAAACCAAGGGGGTGTCGGTCTGCATTACATGCCATCCATCGGTTAATGAGGATTTTAAAAAGGTCAACGCTCATGTCGGAGAAGGGGTTTTTTGCACAGACTGCCACAGCCCGCATGCTTCGGATGAAGCTCGTTTAAAAAAGGCAAAAGAGAAAAAAATATGCACTACCTGTCATCAGGATACAAAAGATCGTTTAAAAGACAAAAATAACAAACACAAACACCCCTTGGTTATAGAAGGAAAATGCACAGACTGCCATCGTCCCCACGGGTCCGACTTTGAGCTGTTATACAGCACCGATGAAATTTCCGCGTGTGTTAATTGCCACAAAAGGCATGCCACGTTCACCCATCCTGTAGGGGAAAATACCATTGACCCGAGGACCAAGGGGAAGATTATATGTAGCACCTGTCATAACCTGATGGGGAGCCCTTATGATTTTGCTTTGAGATTTGATCGAAAAAAGCAGTTGTGTATTCAATGCCATAAGGGGTATTGA